A single genomic interval of Carassius carassius chromosome 24, fCarCar2.1, whole genome shotgun sequence harbors:
- the LOC132102777 gene encoding anoctamin-10-like yields MTDFCFAFRTADRACYTGPGKMQLGLSVSDSDVSSFTPLVVLELADDTKAEAITWFLNRIRDNQHNGGAELLVDQLLFPAQDGQKSNPNVFVVGSTLRRLLKGAEDVGLFKEFQDGIMRGFTYANRESFKDFYGDGEGFLSDAECQCIIKHELDTLRAKNEEHVPGYPKVKLYPGKSVVRRLQSKGVLVQYFPLHNKEDLKRLSFSWYKKIKLSFQPLDDIRHYFGEGLALYFGFLEYFTFALVPMALIGIPYYLFDWEDYDKYVPFAVFNLVWSTVFLEVWKRCSSTLAYEWGTLSRKKAFEEPRAGFHGALGFNPVMGREEPVYPSSKRQLKIYLVSVPFVLLCLYLSFYVMMVYFDMENWAISVYDENPDFATGILLFVPGIIYAVVIEIMNLLYLYAAEFLTNWENHRLESSFQNHLVLKVLVFNFVNCFASLFYIAFVMQDMVLLRQNLATLLITSQILNQVMEAFLPYWLQRRRNKNIHKRMRRVMGDKELPLLEQVQLETEMYTYLGTFDDYLEQFLLFGYVSLFSCVYPLAAVLVVLNNITEVYSDAFKMCHVFKRPFSEPAANIGVWQLAFETMSVIAVVINCALIGLSSQVKAYFPESETQMILIVVAIEHVILAFKFILAFVIPDVPKHIEVKLAKLEFDSLEALKKRKLLEAAET; encoded by the exons ATGACTGACTTCTGTTTCGCTTTCCGGACAGCTGATCGCGCGTGCTACACT GGACCAGGAAAAATGCAACTAGGTTTGTCGGTTTCTGACAGTGATGTCTCTTCGTTCACCCCTCTGGTGGTCCTGGAGCTTGCTGATGACACTAAAGCAGAGGCCATCACTTGGTTTCTAAACCGGATCAGAGACAATCAGCACAATGGAG GAGCAGAGTTGTTGGTGGATCAGCTCCTGTTTCCAGCTCAGGATGGACAGAAGTCTAATCCAAATGTCTTTGTGGTGGGCTCCACATTGCGGAGGCTCTTAAAAGGAGCTGAGGATGTAGGGTTATTTAAGGAGTTTCAAGATGGGATAATGCGAGGGTTCACTTATGCCAACAGAGAAAGCTTCAAAGACTTTTATG GAGATGGTGAAGGATTTCTCAGTGATGCCGAGTGTCAATGCATTATCAAACATGAGTTAGACACACTTAGGGCTAAGAATGAAGAGCATGTTCCTGGATACCCTAAGGTTAAACTCTACCCTGGAAAATCTGTTG TGCGGAGGTTGCAGTCTAAAGGTGTCCTAGTCCAGTATTTTCCTCTCCATAACAAAGAAGACCTTAAAAGGCTCTCGTTCTCATGGTACAAAAAGATCAAATTGTCCTTCCAGCCACTGG ATGACATTAGACATTACTTTGGTGAGGGTCTGGCGCTCTACTTTGGATTTCTGGAATATTTCACCTTTGCCTTGGTGCCCATGGCCCTCATTGGGATCCCTTACTATCTCTTTGACTGGGAGGACTACGACAAGTATGTGCCGTTTGCTGTTTTCAACCTGGTTTGGTCTACCGTATTCTTGGAAGTGTGGAAGAGATGCAGCTCTACGTTAGCATACGAGTGGGGAACTCTGAGCCGCAAAAAAGCATTTGAAGAACCGAGGGCTGGATTCCATGGAGCTTTGGGGTTTAATCCAGTCATGGGCCGAGAGGAACCAGTCTACCCTAGCTCAAA GCGGCAGTTAAAGATATATTTGGtgtctgttccctttgttctgcTATGCCTGTATCTGTCCTTTTACGTGATGATGGTTTACTTTGACATGGAGAACTGGGCCATAAGCGTATACGATGAAAATCCAGACTTTGCGACCGGCATTCTGCTGTTTGTACCTGGTATCATCTATGCTGTGGTCATCGAGATCATGAACTTACTGTATCTCTATGCGGCAGAGTTTCTCACAAACTGGG aaaaccATAGACTGGAGTCATCATTTCAAAATCACCTTGTGCTCAAGGTTTTGGTG tTTAACTTTGTAAACTGCTTTGCCTCTCTCTTCTATATTGCCTTTGTCATGCAAGATATGGTGCTTTTGAGACAG AATTTGGCCACGCTGCTCATCACCTCTCAAATCCTGAATCAAGTGATGGAGGCCTTCCTGCCATACTGGCTACAGAGGAGGAGGAACAAAAATATCCATAAGAGGATGAGGAGAGTGATGGGTGATAAAGAGCTCCCCCTGCTGGAACAAGTTCAGCTGGAGACTGAAATGTACACCTATCTG GGCACATTTGACGACTACCTCGAGCAGTTCCTGCTGTTCGGCTATGTGAGTCTGTTCTCCTGTGTGTATCCACTGGCTGCTGTGTTGGTGGTGCTGAACAACATCACTGAGGTTTATTCTGACGCCTTCAAGATGTGCCATGTTTTCAAGCGTCCCTTCTCAGAACCAGCAGCGAACATCGGGGTGTGGCAG TTGGCATTTGAGACGATGAGCGTTATCGCCGTGGTGATCAACTGTGCTTTGATTGGTTTGTCTTCACAAGTGAAAGCATACTTCCCTGAATCAGAGACTCAGATGATCCTCATTGTGGTGGCTATAGAG